Proteins encoded together in one Corynebacterium liangguodongii window:
- a CDS encoding ATP-binding cassette domain-containing protein produces MISVRDLTIEGILHGVSFDLARGERVGIIGESGSGKSLTALSIMGLVDTLPLSGSITVDGVEMVGTRDRVRRRVRGRKVAMVFQEPMTALDPLMRVGRQVSRDPERARALLGEVGVARPDAYPHELSGGQRQRVLIAAALAQDPDVLICDEPTTALDATVQGQILDLIDSVVAARGMGLLFISHDLAVVERMTERVLVFKDGRIVAAESDYARSLVAASRPGPPAPARPLGEPVVALRDVKLTRGSTRSLDGVTLTVRRGERLGLVGGSGSGKTSLLRVIAGLSEPDAGTAEVAGEVQMVFQDPYSSLDPRMSVGASIRETGVDAARAEEVLAQVGLAGVGERTPRKFSGGQRQRISIARAAAPRPAILLADEPVSALDVTVRRTVLDLIDAVVGEGTLVFVSHDLALVRELCPTVAVIHEGRIVEHGATEDVWSDPQHPYTQALIESARRAQSR; encoded by the coding sequence ATGATCAGCGTTAGGGACCTCACTATCGAGGGCATCCTCCACGGAGTCTCCTTCGACCTCGCCCGCGGCGAGCGCGTCGGCATCATCGGCGAGTCCGGCTCGGGCAAGTCTCTCACCGCGCTGTCGATCATGGGACTCGTCGATACGCTGCCGCTCTCCGGCTCGATTACCGTCGACGGAGTGGAGATGGTGGGCACCCGCGATCGCGTGCGCCGCCGGGTGCGGGGGAGGAAGGTCGCGATGGTCTTCCAGGAGCCGATGACCGCGCTCGACCCCCTCATGCGGGTCGGCCGCCAGGTCTCCCGCGACCCGGAGCGGGCCCGCGCGCTGCTGGGAGAAGTAGGGGTGGCCCGCCCCGACGCCTACCCGCACGAACTCTCCGGCGGGCAGCGCCAGCGCGTGCTCATCGCCGCCGCGCTGGCCCAAGACCCGGATGTGCTTATCTGCGACGAGCCCACCACCGCGCTCGATGCCACGGTGCAAGGGCAGATCCTCGACCTCATCGACTCAGTCGTAGCCGCCCGCGGGATGGGGCTGCTGTTTATCTCCCACGACCTCGCGGTGGTGGAACGGATGACCGAGCGCGTGCTCGTGTTCAAAGACGGCCGCATCGTCGCCGCGGAATCCGACTACGCGCGCTCGCTCGTCGCGGCCTCCCGGCCCGGCCCGCCGGCCCCTGCGCGCCCGCTCGGCGAGCCCGTGGTGGCCCTGCGGGACGTCAAGCTCACCCGCGGGAGCACCCGCTCGCTCGACGGGGTGACCTTGACCGTGCGCCGCGGCGAGCGCCTGGGGCTCGTCGGCGGCTCCGGTTCGGGCAAGACCTCGCTGCTGCGGGTTATCGCGGGGCTCTCCGAGCCCGACGCGGGCACAGCCGAGGTCGCAGGCGAGGTCCAGATGGTCTTCCAGGACCCCTATTCCTCGCTGGACCCGCGGATGAGCGTGGGGGCGTCGATACGCGAAACGGGCGTGGACGCCGCGCGCGCCGAGGAGGTGCTCGCCCAGGTGGGGCTGGCAGGCGTGGGCGAGCGCACGCCGCGGAAGTTCTCCGGCGGTCAGCGCCAGCGCATCTCGATCGCGCGCGCCGCCGCGCCCCGGCCCGCGATTTTGCTTGCCGACGAGCCCGTCTCCGCCCTCGATGTCACCGTGCGCCGCACCGTCCTCGACCTCATCGACGCGGTCGTCGGCGAGGGCACGCTCGTCTTCGTCTCCCACGACTTAGCCCTCGTGCGTGAGCTGTGCCCCACCGTCGCGGTGATCCACGAAGGGCGCATCGTCGAGCACGGCGCCACCGAGGACGTATGGTCCGACCCGCAGCACCCGTACACGCAGGCGCTCATCGAGTCGGCTCGTCGCGCCCAGTCGCGGTAG